A window of Methylomonas sp. 11b genomic DNA:
TCCGGAGTGCGGCGGAAGCATTCAACTCGGCGGGCGTCGATGTCGACGATCAGGTATTCCTGAAGCGACTCCAGCTTGCGGTAAGCGACGAATTTGCCGCCTCTGTCGTAGTCTGCTGTTGAATCGGACAGTACTTCGACAATTAATGTCGGCTGCGAAATAAATTGTTTGGCTTTGTTATCTTCCGGGTGACAGGACACCATCACGTCCGGGTAAAAGAAAGCGTCGGCGGCCTCGACACGTAGTTTCAGATCGGCGATATAGGCTTGGCAGGATGAGCCGCGCAAGCGTTCTTTCAAGGCCGAGGCAATATTTAGGCTGACGACAACATGTTCACGCCGAGCGCCCGTCATCGCAAATACTTCACCGGCCACGAATTCGTGCTTCTCGACTTGGGTTTCTTCCCAAGCTAGAAAATCGGTAGCGTTAAAACGAAGCTGTTCGGCTGTCTGCATTATTGCTCGATATTGAAATACGGCGGCATGTCGGCAACATAAGCCAGATACATCGCATCGGCCATGCTCCACAACACATCCAGTTTAAATTTCAGAATTTGCACCATGCGTTCTTGCTGCTCGCGGGTTTTATACCAGTCCAGCGTCAGTTCCAGACCGTGCTCGACATCGCGGCGGGCTTCGGTCAGGCGTTTGCGGAAGTAAGTGTAACCCTCTTGTTCCACCCATGGATAGACGTCGGGCCAGTTATCCAAGCGTTGTTGATGAATTTTCGGGGCGAACAGTTCCGTCAGAGAGGAACTGGCGGCTTCGTGCCATTCGGCGCGGCGGGCGAAGTTGACATAGGCATCGACTGCAAAACGCACGCCGGGCAGCACGTGTTCCAGCGAAGTGATCTCTTCGCGGGTTAGCCCAACTGCGATGCCCAAACGTATCCAGGCTTCGATGCCGCCTGGGTCGCCAGGGTGGCCGTCGTGGTCGAGAATGCGTTGTACCCACTTGGCGCGAGTTTCGCGGTCCGGGCAATTGGCCATGATGTTGGCGTCCTTGATCGGAATCATCACCTGATAGTAAAAGCGGTTGGCGACCCAACCCTGCAATTGCTGTTGGGTTAGTTTGCCCTCGTTCATCAGCGTGTGCATCGGATGATGAATGTGGTAGAACTTTTCCATGCCGCGCAGTTTCGCTTCGAATTCTTCGCGGCTCCAGGGTTGATTATCAGCAGTCATGTAACACCTTTTTATAAGTCAATTTCCAGTCCGTCGTAAGCCACTTCGATGCCGTTGGCATCCAGCGTTTTACGCTCCGGCGAATCTTCGTCGAGAATCGGGTTGGTGTTGTTGATATGAATCAAAATTTTCCTGGCCTTGGGTACGCCATTTAAAACTTCAATCATGCCGCCGGGGCCGGATTGCGGCAAATGGCCGATCTCGCGCGCACGTTTGTGGCTGATACCGCGCGTGACCATTTCATCGTCGGTCCAAAACGTGCCGTCCACCATCAGGCAGTCTACATTCAGCATCGCCTGCAATACGTGTGGTTCGATTTCGCCAAGGCCGGGCGAGTAATACAGTTTTTTACCGGTGGAAATCTGCTCGACGATCACGCCGATGTTGTCGCCGTCGTGCGGGTCGTGGCGGTGCGGTGAATAGGGCGGCGCTTTGCTTTTCAGGGCATGGGCGTATATGCGGATGTCATCGATGCCGGGAATCTCGAAGGGTGTTTCGTCGCAGGCAATCGGATGATGATTGACTGTGCAATAGTCTTTCAGCATATTGAATAGCGGAAAGCCGCTGGTCAGATCCTGCTTTACCATCTCGGTGCAGTACACGTTTAACGGCTTGCCTTCGCGCAGCATCAGCATGCCCGTGGTGTGGTCGATCTGGCTGTCGATCAACAGTACAGCCTTGATACCGGTATCGCGGATGCCTTCTTTAGGCTGAATGGCGGGAAACGCTTCCAATTGAGCGCGAATGTCCGGCGAGGTGTTAAACAGCAGCCAGTTGCGGTTGTCGGTGCTGATTGCTATGGACGATTGGGTGCGGGCTTTGCCGTTGAATTGGCCGTTACGCAAGCGTCGGCAATTGTCGCAGTTGCAGTTCCATTGCGGAAAACCGCCGCCGGCACCGGCGCCGAGAACTCTTATCTTCATGTTCGCTTATAAGGGTTGGTGAACGAGCGGGGCATGATACGGGATTAAAAAACGCCAGGCAAAAAAAAGGGGCAGGAAAATGCCCCTTTCTTATCGTCAACCCTAAGGATTAACGGTTGTAGATGTACATGGTAACTTCAAAACCGAAACGCATGTCGTTATAAGCTGGTGTTTCCCATTTCATTTATATACCCTCCAGAGGTTTTGTTGTTGTGTGCGATAGCTTGATCGAGAAAGCTGCGCCGAAGTATACGATGAAGTTTTTCTTTGCGCAACAGAGCAATCAAACCGGAACTAGCACTGCTTGGAGCGATGTCTCTGCGCTTAAGTTCCCTGCCTTACCAGGCCATTTTCAGCGCAAGCGCCAACAGCACGATCGCGAAGTAACGTTTCAATTTTTGTGCCGGCAAACGGTGAGCCAATTTGGCGCCCAACGGTGCGGTGAATACGCTGGTTAGCACGATGCCGGCAAATGCCGGCAGGTACAGATAGCCTAGGCTACCGGCGGGTAATTCACTATCTTGCCAACCTAATACCGCGTAACTGGTTGCAGCCGACAGGGCGATGGGGATTGCGCAGGTGCTGGAGGTGGCGACCGAGTTTTTCATGATTAAGCCGTTGCTCACCAGGTAAGGTACGGTCATGGTGCCGCCGCCGATGCCTAAAATGGCCGATAACAAACCGATCAACAGACCCATCGGATAATCCAGAAAGGATCTGGCGGGGTGGGATGAGGCTTTGATTGGCTTGGGCATTGCCATTTGTACGCTGGTATAAAGTAGATAGGCAACGAAAAACCAGCGCAGTAAATCTGCGCTGATATATTCGGCCAGCACCGCGCCGCCGCCGGCGCCCAGCAGCATGCTTGGGGCTAAGTGCCAAGCCCGGCGCCAATCGATGTTTCCCAGTTTGTGGTGTGTTCGCACCGAGGCCGCTGACGTAAATATCGCAGTTGCCAATGAGGTGGCGACGGCAATCAGCATGATTTGTTCGGGATGGAACTGCTGAGATTGAAAGAGCCAGACCAGGACCGGCACGATCAATGCGCCGCCGCCTATACCGAATAAACCGGCGGAGATGCCGGCGAGAATGCCCAATAAAAGGCTGGCTAAAAAAATTTCCGTCATGATGAATAATGGCTGGGGAATAAGCAAAGCACTATGATAGCGACTCATTTATACTGTGTCTTTTGATCCATTTAGCAGGCGAGTTGGTAAGGCATGAAAACGTATCTGGTCGGCGGCGCAGTTCGCGACCGTTTGCTGGATTATCCGGTTAAGGAGCGTGACTGGCTGGTGGTCGGTGAGACTGTGGACAGCATGCTGGCCGCCGGTTTTCGGCCGGTTGGCAAAGACTTTCCGGTATTTTT
This region includes:
- a CDS encoding Uma2 family endonuclease yields the protein MQTAEQLRFNATDFLAWEETQVEKHEFVAGEVFAMTGARREHVVVSLNIASALKERLRGSSCQAYIADLKLRVEAADAFFYPDVMVSCHPEDNKAKQFISQPTLIVEVLSDSTADYDRGGKFVAYRKLESLQEYLIVDIDARRVECFRRTPDNDWLLHDYLGEVDCQLHSLSLSLPLAEIFEDIDVA
- the pqqC gene encoding pyrroloquinoline-quinone synthase PqqC encodes the protein MTADNQPWSREEFEAKLRGMEKFYHIHHPMHTLMNEGKLTQQQLQGWVANRFYYQVMIPIKDANIMANCPDRETRAKWVQRILDHDGHPGDPGGIEAWIRLGIAVGLTREEITSLEHVLPGVRFAVDAYVNFARRAEWHEAASSSLTELFAPKIHQQRLDNWPDVYPWVEQEGYTYFRKRLTEARRDVEHGLELTLDWYKTREQQERMVQILKFKLDVLWSMADAMYLAYVADMPPYFNIEQ
- the pqqB gene encoding pyrroloquinoline quinone biosynthesis protein PqqB, coding for MKIRVLGAGAGGGFPQWNCNCDNCRRLRNGQFNGKARTQSSIAISTDNRNWLLFNTSPDIRAQLEAFPAIQPKEGIRDTGIKAVLLIDSQIDHTTGMLMLREGKPLNVYCTEMVKQDLTSGFPLFNMLKDYCTVNHHPIACDETPFEIPGIDDIRIYAHALKSKAPPYSPHRHDPHDGDNIGVIVEQISTGKKLYYSPGLGEIEPHVLQAMLNVDCLMVDGTFWTDDEMVTRGISHKRAREIGHLPQSGPGGMIEVLNGVPKARKILIHINNTNPILDEDSPERKTLDANGIEVAYDGLEIDL
- the pqqA gene encoding pyrroloquinoline quinone precursor peptide PqqA, with the translated sequence MKWETPAYNDMRFGFEVTMYIYNR
- a CDS encoding sulfite exporter TauE/SafE family protein, yielding MSRYHSALLIPQPLFIMTEIFLASLLLGILAGISAGLFGIGGGALIVPVLVWLFQSQQFHPEQIMLIAVATSLATAIFTSAASVRTHHKLGNIDWRRAWHLAPSMLLGAGGGAVLAEYISADLLRWFFVAYLLYTSVQMAMPKPIKASSHPARSFLDYPMGLLIGLLSAILGIGGGTMTVPYLVSNGLIMKNSVATSSTCAIPIALSAATSYAVLGWQDSELPAGSLGYLYLPAFAGIVLTSVFTAPLGAKLAHRLPAQKLKRYFAIVLLALALKMAW